CCCGGAAATGCGCGCCGCCTGCCGTGCCGCCCGCGAGACGGGCAAGCGCCTGGGCCTGGTCCCCACCATGGGCGCGCTGCACGCCGGGCACCTCTCCCTGGTGCGCGCAGCCCGGGCGCAATGCGACGTGGTCGCCGTCTCCATTTTCGTCAACCCCACGCAATTCGGCCCCACCGAGGACTTCGAAAAATACCCGCGGTCCTTGGAGCGCGACTGCGAACTGCTGGAGCGTGAAGCGGTGGACCTAGTGTTCGCGCCCGCGGTGGCGGAGATGTACCCGCCCGGCGCGGTCACCTGGGTCACGGTCGAGGGATTGAGCCAGAGGATGTGCGGAGCCTCGCGTCCCGGACACTTCCGCGGCGTCACCACCGTAGTCTCGAAGCTTCTTCACGTCGTCGAACCGGACGCGGCTTTTTTCGGGCAGAAGGACGCGGCGCAATGCACCATCATCCGCAAGATGGTGCGCGACCTGGATATGGGCGTCGCCATCGTCACCTGTCCCATTGTGCGCGAACCCGACGGCCTGGCCATGAGCTCGCGCAACGCCTACCTCGATCCCGCCCAGCGCGCTTCGGCGACCGTGCTCCACCGTTCCCTGCGGCGCGTCGAAGATTTGTGGAAAAAGGGCGAGCGCGGCAGCGCCAAGCTTATCGACGCCGCCCAGCGCATCTTCCTGGAGGAACCGGACGTGCGCCTGGACTACGTCGAGATCGTGAACAACGACACGCTCGATCCGGTGGAAGGCGTCTCTTCCGGCGCATTGGTTGCCGTGGCCGCGTTCGTCGGTTCAACCCGTCTGATCGACAACCTGCTCTTGCCACCGAGCACGAAGGAAACATCCTAGAAAAGTTGCCTCGGCGATCTTTGCGACCTCGGCGGTGAGGCTCGCCCTAGTGCGACACGAACGCATTCCCCGCAATCACGTACCGCAGCGGCATCTCGGCCGATTTGCGGATGCCGATGCGGCGGGTGAGGGCGACGCGACGGGGCTTGAAGCCGTCGTCACAGAGGAACAGGTCCGACCGGCGGGATGCCAGGTCTTTTCCGTTATCGCGCGCGCGGGTGATGTCGAGCGCCTGGCACAGCCGCCCGGGACCGCTGGTGAGCCGGCGCATTCCGGCGCCGCCGGGCAAGTGACGCGCCCGCGCCATGTCCTCGAGTCCTGCAATCGGCTCCAGCGCCCGGATCAGGACGCAGCCCGCTTCTCCCGCGGGCAGGCAGGAGACGTTCAGGCAATAGTGATTGCCGTAGATGAAATAGACGTAGGCGTGACCGGGCGCGCCGAACAGCACACGGTTGCGAGCTGTGGGTCCGGCTGCGGCGTGGGCTGCAGCGTCTCCCTTGCCCAGGTAGGCCTCGACCTCGACGATGCGCCCGGCGAGGCGCTTCCTGCCACGCATCCGCACCAGCACTTTGCCCAGCAACTGGCGCGCCACCCGCCGCGGATCGCGGGTGTAGATGGCCCTCGACAGCAGCCGCATCCCGCGCTTGCCGGTTTTCTTCATCTCTAAACACTTAACCACAGAGGACACAGAGGAGCACAGAGGTCTTTCTTCTTCCTCCGTGTGCCTCAGCGTCCTCTGTGGTTCCGTTCCTGCTGTTGTGTTGCTTCGTGTCCTTTGTGGTTGAGCGCTTCTAATCGGCCTTCTGCGCTCGGTTCTTCGCCGCGATCCACTGGTTCACGTTGCGCTCGAGGATATCGAGCGGCACGGCGCCCGAACCCAGCACCACGTCATGGAACTCGCGCACGTCGAACTTGTCGCCCAATTCCTTTTTCGAGCGCGCGCGGAGTTCCTTGATCTTCAGCTCGCCGATCTTGTAGGCCAGTGCCTGACCCGGCCAGGCGATGTAGCGGTCGATCTCGTTCACCACGTCCAGTTCCTGCTTGGCGGCGTTGTCCATGAAGAAGTCGATGGCCTTCTGCCGGTCCCACTTCATGGAGTGCATGCCGGTATCGACCACCAGCCGGACGGCGCGCCACATCTCGTAGGTGAGCTGGCCGAACTTGGCGTAGGGGTCCGTGTACATGCCCATGTCCTCGCCCAGCGACTCGGCATACAGGCCCCAGCCTTCGACGAACGCGGTATAGCCGCCGTAGCGCCGGAAGTTGGGGATCTCACCCAGCTCCTGCGCCAGAGCGATTTGGAAGTGGTGGCCCGGGACGGCCTCGTGCAGCGAGAGCGCCATCATCTCCCACTTGGGCCGAGCTTCGGGCTTGTACAGATTCACGTAGTAGGTACCGGCGCGCGAGCCGTCGGCGGCCGGGCCGTTGTAGTAGGCCGTGGTGGTGTCGGGCGCAGCCGCGGCGGGGATGGGCTCCACGCCGTAGGGCATGCGCGGCATGGTTTTGAAGACCTTGACCAGCCTGGGGTCGATCTC
The sequence above is a segment of the Terriglobales bacterium genome. Coding sequences within it:
- the panC gene encoding pantoate--beta-alanine ligase produces the protein MKILRTIPEMRAACRAARETGKRLGLVPTMGALHAGHLSLVRAARAQCDVVAVSIFVNPTQFGPTEDFEKYPRSLERDCELLEREAVDLVFAPAVAEMYPPGAVTWVTVEGLSQRMCGASRPGHFRGVTTVVSKLLHVVEPDAAFFGQKDAAQCTIIRKMVRDLDMGVAIVTCPIVREPDGLAMSSRNAYLDPAQRASATVLHRSLRRVEDLWKKGERGSAKLIDAAQRIFLEEPDVRLDYVEIVNNDTLDPVEGVSSGALVAVAAFVGSTRLIDNLLLPPSTKETS
- a CDS encoding DNA-3-methyladenine glycosylase, which produces MKKTGKRGMRLLSRAIYTRDPRRVARQLLGKVLVRMRGRKRLAGRIVEVEAYLGKGDAAAHAAAGPTARNRVLFGAPGHAYVYFIYGNHYCLNVSCLPAGEAGCVLIRALEPIAGLEDMARARHLPGGAGMRRLTSGPGRLCQALDITRARDNGKDLASRRSDLFLCDDGFKPRRVALTRRIGIRKSAEMPLRYVIAGNAFVSH